A stretch of the Nakaseomyces glabratus chromosome L, complete sequence genome encodes the following:
- the ACS1 gene encoding acetate--CoA ligase 1 (CAGL0L00649g~Acetyl-coenzyme A synthetase), which translates to MSPSAIAEKKQVDNIQEIKDKNQEPAHHEYEHLTNVGVVKQKPIDHRLKDNIKTHYSPHLDGLQEYKRQYQESIENPEKFFSEKARSFMNWFRDFDRVFVPDVDNPTKPSFENNAWFLNGQLNTCYNCVDRHALKTPNKTAIIYEADEPGEGYSMSYKELLEKVCQVAQILKYSMNVKKGDTVAVYMPMIPEALITLLAISRIGAIHSVVFAGFSSNSLRDRINDAGSRVVITADESNRGGKIIETKRIVDDALRETPQVEHVLVYRRTNNPQVNFQAPRDLDWETERKKYKTYFPCEPVDSEHPLFLLYTSGSTGTPKGVQHSTAGYLLGALLTMRYTFDVHQEDVFFTAGDIGWITGHTYCVYGPLLYGCTTLVFEGTPAYPNFSRYWEIIDKHQVTQFYVAPTALRLLKRAGDSFIDGFSLKSLRCLGSVGEPIAAEVWEWYSDKIGKNEIPIVDTYWQTESGSHLVTPLAGGVTPMKPGSASLPFFGIETVILDPTTGEEINDSHAEGVLAIKRPWPSFARTIWKNHDRFLDTYLNPYKGYYFTGDGAARDKDGYIWILGRVDDVVNVSGHRLSTAEIEAAIIEDRMVAECAVVGFNDDLTGQAVAAFVVLKDKSTWASASEEELQDIKKHLILTVRKDIGPFAAPKLIVLVDDLPKTRSGKIMRRILRKILAGESDQLGDVSTLSNPGVVKHLIDSVKL; encoded by the coding sequence ATGTCACCATCTGCTATTGCTGAGAAGAAACAGGTGGACAACATCCAGGAGATCAAGGACAAGAACCAGGAGCCTGCGCACCACGAGTACGAGCACTTGACCAATGTCGGTGTGGTCAAGCAGAAGCCTATCGACCACAGGTTGAAGGACAACATCAAGACCCACTACTCGCCTCACCTGGACGGCTTGCAGGAGTACAAGAGACAGTACCAGGAGTCCATCGAGAACCCAGAGAAGTTCTTCAGCGAGAAGGCACGCTCTTTCATGAACTGGTTCAGGGACTTCGACAGGGTCTTCGTGCCAGACGTGGACAACCCAACAAAACCTTCCTTCGAGAACAACGCCTGGTTCCTGAACGGCCAATTGAACACTTGCTACAACTGTGTCGACAGACACGCTTTGAAGACTCCAAACAAGACCGCCATCATCTACGAGGCAGACGAGCCCGGTGAAGGCTACTCGATGTCTTACAAGGAACTGCTGGAGAAAGTCTGCCAAGTGGCACAGATCTTGAAGTACTCCATGAACGTCAAGAAAGGTGACACTGTTGCAGTCTACATGCCAATGATCCCAGAAGCACTCATCACTTTGCTAGCCATCTCGAGAATCGGTGCCATCCACTCCGTCGTCTTCGCAGGTTTCTCTTCAAACTCCCTAAGAGACCGTATCAATGACGCCGGCTCCCGCGTAGTGATCACCGCTGATGAGTCCAACAGAGGCGGCAAGATCATCGAAACAAAGAGAATCGTAGATGACGCCTTGAGAGAAACCCCACAAGTCGAACACGTCCTGGTCTACAGGCGTACCAACAACCCTCAAGTCAACTTCCAAGCTCCAAGAGACTTGGACTGGGAAACTGAGAGAAAGAAGTACAAGACTTACTTCCCTTGCGAACCCGTCGACTCAGAACACCCATTATTCTTGCTTTACACCTCGGGATCTACAGGTACTCCAAAGGGTGTTCAACACTCTACCGCAGGCTACCTACTGGGCGCCCTGTTGACGATGAGATACACTTTCGACGTCCATCAGGAAGACGTGTTCTTCACCGCTGGTGACATCGGTTGGATCACAGGCCACACATACTGTGTATACGGTCCTTTGCTGTACGGTTGTACTACTTTGGTCTTCGAAGGTACCCCTGCTTATCCAAACTTCTCTCGTTACTGGGAAATCATTGACAAACACCAAGTCACCCAGTTCTACGTTGCACCAACTGCTCTGCGTCTACTAAAGAGAGCTGGTGACTCATTCATCGACGGCTTCTCCCTGAAGTCTCTACGTTGTTTGGGCTCAGTTGGTGAACCTATCGCTGCTGAAGTCTGGGAATGGTACTCTGACAAGATCGGTAAGAACGAGATTCCTATCGTCGACACTTACTGGCAAACCGAGTCTGGTTCTCACTTGGTCACTCCTTTGGCAGGTGGTGTCACACCAATGAAACCAGGTTCTGCATCATTGCCATTCTTTGGTATCGAAACCGTCATCCTGGACCCAACTACTGGTGAAGAGATTAACGACTCTCATGCAGAAGGTGTCCTGGCAATTAAGAGACCATGGCCATCCTTTGCCAGAACCATTTGGAAGAACCATGACAGATTCTTGGACACCTACTTGAACCCATACAAGGGCTACTATTTCACAGGTGATGGTGCCGCTAGAGACAAGGATGGCTACATCTGGATTTTGGGTCGTGTTGACGATGTCGTTAACGTCTCCGGTCACAGACTATCCACAGCTGAAATTGAAGCTGCCATTATCGAGGACAGAATGGTCGCCGAGTGTGCTGTCGTTGGTTTCAACGACGATCTGACCGGTCAAGCTGTTGCTGCTTTCGTGGTCTTGAAGGACAAATCGACCTGGGCTTCTGCCTCCGAGGAAGAACTTCAAGATATTAAGAAGCACTTGATTTTGACTGTGAGAAAAGACATTGGTCCCTTTGCTGCACCAAAATTGATTGTCTTGGTTGATGACTTACCAAAGACCAGATCCGGTAAGATCATGAGGCGTATCTTGAGAAAGATTTTGGCAGGTGAGTCTGATCAATTAGGTGACGTCTCTACCTTATCCAATCCTGGCGTTGTTAAGCATTTGATTGACTCTGTTAAATTGTGA
- the FCY21 gene encoding cytosine permease (CAGL0L00671g~Purine-cytosine transporter): MELNYRNHDHSGSDGSHSNDYELNEVEKQPVEDVKTTNVNTNDFEYDYGDDFTNSSEAATVEETKLKLGFISRLALKMNAETKGVEPVTDEEKTDDSVLNAASMWFSANLVLASYALGALGPIVFRLNFGTSVLTIVFFNMIGLVSVAFFSVFGAEFGLRQMILSRFLVGNVTARVFAAINVVACVGWGVVNTVVAAQLLHIVNQGSHQLPLWGGCLVIVGGTVMVTFFGYSIIHAYERWSWVPNFAVFLVIIARLHKSGQFSNGPWTSGATTAGGVLSFGSAIYGFAAGWTTYAADYTVYMPRTMNKFKIFFFLCAGLAFPLLFTMILGAASAMGAVNNPEWMALYDKDNMGGLTYAILVPNSLHGFGEFCCVLLAMSTIANNIPNMYTIALSVQALYEPFSRVPRVVWTLAGNAAVVGISIPASYYFEGFLENFMDSIGYYLAIYIAISLSEHFIYRRGFKGYNIEDWNNWDRLPIGIAGCSALFVGAFGVALGMSQTYWTGEISRHIGKHGGDIGFELGMSWAFIVFNIVRPLEIKYFGR; encoded by the coding sequence ATGGAGTTGAATTATAGAAACCACGACCATAGTGGTTCTGACGGTAGTCACTCTAATGACTATGAGCTGAATGAAGTTGAGAAGCAACCTGTTGAAGATGTCAAGACCACCAACGTAAATACTAATGACTTTGAGTATGACTATGGTGATGATTTCACAAACTCTTCTGAGGCTGCTACTGTTGAAGAAACCAAGCTAAAACTTGGTTTCATTAGTAGATTGGCTCTTAAGATGAACGCAGAGACCAAAGGTGTTGAACCAGTTACAGATGAAGAGAAGACCGATGACTCAGTATTGAACGCCGCTTCCATGTGGTTTTCCGCCAACTTGGTGCTGGCTTCTTATGCTCTTGGTGCTTTGGGTCCTATCGTCTTCCGTCTGAATTTTGGTACTAGTGTCTTGACCATCGTGTTCTTTAACATGATTGGTTTGGTTTCCGTTGCGTTCTTCTCTGTCTTTGGTGCCGAGTTTGGTCTAAGACAAATGATTCTATCCCGTTTCCTTGTTGGTAATGTCACAGCCAGAGTGTTTGCAGCTATTAATGTTGTCGCCTGTGTTGGTTGGGGTGTCGTTAACACTGTTGTTGCCGCACAATTACTTCACATAGTTAACCAGGGAAGCCATCAACTACCTCTGTGGGGTGGCTGTCTAGTCATCGTTGGTGGTACAGTTATGGTCACTTTCTTTGGGTACAGTATCATTCACGCTTATGAAAGATGGTCCTGGGTTCCTAATTTTGCTGTGTTCTTGGTCATTATCGCAAGACTACATAAGTCTGGCCAATTTAGTAATGGTCCATGGACTTCGGGTGCTACCACTGCTGGTGGTGTCTTGTCTTTCGGTTCTGCAATTTACGGTTTCGCCGCTGGTTGGACTACTTACGCAGCTGACTACACTGTCTACATGCCAAGAACAATGAACAAATTCAagattttcttcttcctaTGTGCCGGTCTGGCTTTCCCATTACTATTTACCATGATCTTGGGTGCCGCCTCTGCTATGGGTGCTGTTAACAACCCAGAGTGGATGGCCTTGTATGACAAGGACAACATGGGTGGTTTGACTTATGCTATTTTGGTTCCAAACTCCCTACACGGCTTTGGTGAATTTTGCTGTGTCTTGCTAGCCATGTCTACTATCGCCAACAATATTCCTAACATGTACACCATTGCTTTGTCTGTGCAAGCTCTATATGAACCATTCTCAAGAGTTCCAAGAGTCGTCTGGACCCTAGCTGGTAACGCAGCTGTTGTTGGTATCTCCATTCCTGCATCTTATTACTTTGAAGGCTTTTTGGAAAACTTCATGGACTCTATCGGTTACTATTTGGCTATTTACATTGCTATTTCCCTATCCGAACATTTTATCTACAGAAGGGGTTTCAAAGGTTACAACATCGAGGACTGGAACAACTGGGACAGGTTGCCAATTGGTATTGCTGGTTGCTCAGCTTTGTTTGTCGGTGCTTTCGGTGTCGCCTTGGGTATGTCTCAAACTTACTGGACTGGTGAAATTTCAAGACATATCGGTAAGCATGGTGGTGATATTGGTTTCGAATTGGGTATGAGTTGGGCTTTTATTGTCTTTAACATTGTCAGACCTCTAGAAATCAAGTACTTTGGTCGTTAA
- a CDS encoding uncharacterized protein (CAGL0L00627g~Ortholog(s) have GTPase activating protein binding, cAMP-dependent protein kinase inhibitor activity, signal transducer activity) yields the protein MNELSLSDENFSDFGSPVPPNIIHTDRNLMDEKLTANVSNYVDVSDLKQFSNIPYLSNYNSILSLLLSNQKKSNFSKYNETLLKKYYLSRRNINYQTSIRNDNPIKSISNNSSVEHNINEEHSDDGSYIANSSDTGSDNNSKVQVPSLTHIDFDMNIILEKLEKPLDEEKLSSLIQSKEVIDLHTAASYIKYCQKLFTVNVRKEDILKQHNLWVPSVHDDFKKYLLSERRKENSFSYIQDRKSNPLFVDGESYMAGKYDIFSGSSLVPSLFSEYKPPSFLYHTAVELAGKCYILGGLIPIYGYEEDAPDLSQFKVDGIKNIPPPLLSQIINNPSMINNPHLYIYSLPSSRLIRPIISGQIPPPLIGMRGSKLTDRYLFFYGGFEIKTDSVCDENGVIYLKKRAFVNNMGYILDVVSFKFTKVEIIAPTISSAGYPELHPRFGHTQISVNMNATVSNTPFSSNVSQTSLYTEPQLKLDSKDNEEKSDKKNNFGLHTIYIFGGYRQTGDDRYEAIADMWKIEVTVVARGKGGFCKFGDAALAKSIKTIQNSENWPSGRAFCGYCVPNMRLVYKQSFETYLLDRLDSEYMVDFESINVRNKSRPIFPNVATNMESDVINSRKPMDASNKVNTSGSGLFPPEQVPGGGLPGRGKPNRTIALPTNAGARTIVIHGGSAGTDIYSDMWWFDLELEVWRKIDTYAKTENKMEGLVPLNLGIVGHSMNLIGHMLVCTGGMIESDVNKYYKNIPYQFNLDRVPAGSTIFNTFDLNTQSLAVRSIKSRKTEDDNTAYLTMEDTPEAMLVVSVGGEAIEYDGNIILIGGVVIPRKNMDLLYLRGAMLECIMPSMSLLA from the coding sequence ATGAACGAATTAAGCCTAAGTGATGAAAACTTCTCTGATTTTGGGTCTCCAGTACCTCCAAACATAATTCATACCGATCGAAATTTGATGGATGAAAAGCTGACAGCTAATGTATCTAACTACGTTGATGTCTCAGATCTGAAACAATTTAGTAATATCCCATATCTCTCAAATTACAATTCAATTCTATCATTACTGCTTtcaaaccaaaaaaaaagtaatttCTCAAAGTATAATGAAACATtgttaaaaaaatactacCTCTCGAGGCGGAACATCAATTACCAAACATCAATAAGAAATGATAATCCAATAAAGTCGATATCAAATAATAGTTCGGTAGAGCATAACATTAATGAGGAACATTCTGATGACGGTAGCTATATAGCCAATTCTTCTGATACCGGATCCGATAATAATTCGAAAGTGCAAGTACCGTCTTTAACACACATAGATTTTGATatgaatattatattggAAAAGCTAGAAAAACCTTTGGATGAGGAAAAGTTATCGAGTTTAATACAGTCAAAGGAGGTGATTGACCTTCATACTGCAGCatcatatatcaaatattgtCAGAAGTTGTTCACTGTCAATGTtagaaaagaagatattttgaAGCAACATAATCTTTGGGTTCCATCAGTACATGATGACTTTAAGAAATATCTTTTATCTGAGAGAAGAAAGGAAAATTCCTTTTCGTATATACAAGACAGAAAGTCAAATCCTCTATTTGTTGATGGTGAAAGTTATATGGCTGGTAAATACGATATATTCTCCGGAAGCTCGTTGGTACCGTCCTTGTTTTCTGAATATAAGCCGCCATCGTTCCTTTATCATACAGCAGTAGAACTGGCAGGTAAATGCTACATTCTTGGAGGTCTAATCCCAATTTATGGGTATGAAGAAGATGCACCGGATTTAAGTCAGTTTAAAGTTGATGGGATTAAGAATATACCACCTCCTCTGTTGTCacaaattattaataaCCCATCGATGATTAATAATCCACACTTATACATATACTCTTTGCCTTCTTCCAGGTTAATTAGGCCCATAATATCTGGACAAATACCGCCGCCACTTATAGGAATGAGAGGGTCTAAATTAACGGATAGATATCTATTTTTCTATGGTGggtttgaaataaaaacagaTTCTGTCTGTGACGAAAACGgtgttatttatttgaaaaaaaggGCATTTGTCAATAATATGGGGTATATTTTGGATGTAGTTTCTTTTAAGTTTACCAAGGTGGAAATTATTGCACCTACCATAAGCTCAGCAGGTTATCCAGAATTACATCCTAGATTTGGACATACTCAGATATCGGTGAATATGAATGCTACTGTCTCAAATACTCCCTTTTCTTCGAATGTTAGCCAAACGAGTTTATACACTGAGCCTCAGTTAAAATTGGATAGCAAAGATAATGAGGAGAAGTCtgacaagaagaacaatttTGGGTTGCACACTATATACATATTTGGTGGTTATAGACAAACAGGAGATGATAGATATGAAGCTATTGCTGATATGTGGAAAATTGAGGTTACTGTAGTTGCAAGGGGAAAAGGTGGTTTTTGCAAGTTTGGTGATGCCGCATTAGCAAAGTCAATTAAGACCATTCAAAATTCGGAGAACTGGCCTAGTGGTAGAGCTTTTTGTGGTTACTGTGTACCTAATATGAGATTGGTTTATAAACAATCGTTTGAAACTTATCTACTCGATAGGCTTGATTCTGAATATATGGTAGATTTTGAGAGCATTAATGTAAGGAACAAGTCCCGACCTATATTCCCCAATGTTGCAACGAATATGGAGTCGGATGTTATTAATTCGCGCAAGCCAATGGATGCAAGTAATAAAGTAAATACTTCGGGCAGTGGTCTCTTTCCACCAGAGCAGGTTCCTGGTGGTGGATTACCAGGACGAGGAAAACCTAATAGAACCATTGCATTACCAACCAACGCTGGTGCTAGGACAATTGTCATTCATGGTGGATCTGCTGGAACAGATATTTATAGTGACATGTGGTGGTTTGATCTGGAGTTAGAAGTGTGGAGGAAAATAGATACTTATGCTAAGAcggaaaataaaatggaaGGTTTAGTACCGTTGAATTTGGGGATAGTGGGACATTCAATGAATCTCATAGGGCACATGCTTGTATGCACTGGAGGTATGATCGAATCAGATGTAAATAAATACTACAAAAACATCCCATATCAATTCAACCTTGATAGAGTTCCTGCTGGTAGTACAATATTCAATACCTTTGATCTCAATACACAAAGTCTTGCCGTTAGGTCAATAAAGTCACGTAAGACAGAGGATGATAACACAGCATATTTGACTATGGAAGATACCCCCGAAGCCATGCTTGTAGTGAGTGTGGGTGGTGAAGCTATTGAGTATGACggtaatataatattaattggTGGAGTTGTGATTCCTAGAAAGAACATGGATCTTTTGTACTTGAGAGGTGCTATGCTAGAGTGTATAATGCCTTCTATGAGTTTATTGGCCTGA
- the DFG10 gene encoding putative polyprenol reductase (CAGL0L00693g~Ortholog(s) have role in dolichol biosynthetic process, dolichol-linked oligosaccharide biosynthetic process, polyprenol catabolic process, pseudohyphal growth and endoplasmic reticulum localization), with product MIDNSNILQLITICLRLSNIVGLMSLIIAKYYLPDFLRYGKTFTFAKNGNENIWDKIKNFSVPKSYFAHFYILSSVLALVTLASYPTDILVWQLFLHSSRRLYETLYISKYTEKSKMNWSHYAVGLWFYSQLNILVYLRVQRENTTARVLPILVMVLASWDQYKNHVVLSKLKKYSLPRSRLFELVCCPHYLDEMIIYGSLVSYGHEFVWPLIWVIASLSISALESRKFYLSKFKDTEVPRYAAIPYIL from the coding sequence ATGATAGATAACtcaaatatattacaaTTGATAACCATATGTCTACGGTTAAGTAATATTGTTGGGCTCATGTCCTTGATTATTGCAAAGTACTACCTTCCTGACTTCCTTAGATATGGAAAGACATTTACATTTGCGAAGAATGGTAATGAGAATATATGGGATaaaatcaagaattttAGTGTACCTAAGTCATATTTTGCccatttttatattctctCATCAGTGTTAGCATTAGTAACACTGGCATCATACCCAACAGATATCCTAGTATGGCAACTGTTTTTAcattcttcaagaagaCTCTACGAAACGCTTTATATCAGCAAATACACAGAGAAATCCAAGATGAACTGGTCCCATTATGCCGTTGGCTTATGGTTCTATAGCCAGCTCAATATACTAGTGTATCTAAGAGTGCAACGAGAAAATACTACAGCTAGAGTGTTGCCCATATTGGTAATGGTTTTGGCTTCCTGGGATCAATACAAAAACCATGTAGTCCTatcaaaactgaaaaaataCAGTCTACCAAGGTCTCGACTCTTTGAATTGGTTTGTTGCCCCCATTACTTAGATGAAATGATCATTTATGGCTCTCTTGTCTCTTATGGACACGAATTTGTATGGCCATTGATCTGGGTAATCGCCAGTCTAAGCATTTCAGCTTTAGAATCAAGGAAGTTCTATCTTtcaaaattcaaagataCAGAAGTTCCTCGTTACGCAGCTATTCCATACATCTTATAG
- the NEO1 gene encoding aminophospholipid-translocating P4-type ATPase NEO1 (CAGL0L00715g~Ortholog(s) have role in endocytosis, phospholipid translocation, retrograde vesicle-mediated transport, Golgi to ER, vacuole organization and COPI-coated vesicle, Golgi membrane, endosome localization), giving the protein MSASPHNLNSRNSVSLDSFENSFDEALDNIEINPVRGYHIDNSLNNSNRITDFDIDENFEMRSVLEDEEHFDNDGHPLMRDRTRSNASTLNSRYNKYNNVSGSRSVTGYTPSTIGVGLKKWFVNVKTAISSGWKDYSTSVALGDEHTEREVHPGTTQVYDRHRFPSNEVSNAKYNAVTFLPTLLYEQFKFFFNLYFLLVALSQAIPALRIGYLSSYVVPLAFVLTVTMAKEASDDIQRRRRDRESNMELYEVLGRPRPVASKDLKVGDLIKISKGARVPADLILLQSSEPSGEAFIKTDQLDGETDWKLRIACTLTQNLNEDDLLEKITITASAPEKSIHSFLGRVTYKDTNTSGLTIDNTLWANTVLASSGFCIGCVIYTGRDTRQAMNTTSAKVKTGLLELEINDISKILCACVFILSILLVVFAGLHNDDWYVDIMRYLILFSTIIPVSLRVNLDLAKSVYAHQIEHDKTIPETIVRTSTIPEDLGRIEYLLSDKTGTLTQNDMQLKKVHLGNVSYTTETADIVSDYIQGMIESKNDSVTNLGPRSTTRKDAATHVIDLITTLAICHNVTPTFEDDELTYQAASPDEIAIVKFTESVGLSLFKRDRHSMSLLHEHSGTILNYDVLTMFPFNSDTKRMGIIVYDKQKDQYWFLQKGADTVMNRIVANNDWLEEETGNMAREGLRTLVIGRKKLTKKIYEQFKKEYEEVSASMYNREQEMANTISKYLEHDLELLGLTGVEDKLQKDVKSSIELLRNAGIKIWMLTGDKVETARCVSISAKLISRGQYVHVVTKLSKPEGAFNQLEYLKVNKNACLLIDGESLGMFLKYYRQEFFDVVVHLPTVIACRCTPQQKADVALIIRELTGKRVCCIGDGGNDVSMIQCADVGVGIVGKEGKQASLAADFSITQFCHLTELLLWHGRNSYKRSAKLAQFVMHRGLIIAICQAVFSVCSQFEPIALYQGWLMVGYATCYTMAPVFSLTLDHDIDESLTKMYPELYKDLTEGKSLSYKTFFVWVALSFYQGLVIQGFSQTFTSLAEIDFTKMVAIGFTALIFNELIMVALEIYTWNKTMIITEIVTLAIYVFSVPFLGEYFDLKYISTLKFITELILILVVSIFPVWLTKAIYRRLNLPSYAKVQEFSTV; this is encoded by the coding sequence ATGTCTGCATCTCCACACAACTTGAACTCACGAAATAGCGTTAGTTTAGATTCATTTGAAAATAGTTTTGACGAGGCATTGGACAATATAGAAATCAACCCGGTACGAGGATATCATATTGATAATTCATTGAACAATAGCAATAGAATCACCGATTTTGACATAGACGAGAATTTTGAAATGAGAAGTGTTttagaagatgaagaacaTTTTGATAACGATGGCCACCCACTCATGCGTGATAGGACAAGATCTAATGCTTCCACGCTGAACAGTAGGTATAACAAGTATAATAATGTTTCCGGTTCAAGATCTGTAACAGGCTATACCCCTTCAACGATAGGAGTTGGACTGAAAAAATGGTTTGTAAATGTTAAAACAGCAATATCTAGCGGTTGGAAAGATTATAGTACATCTGTTGCATTGGGAGATGAGCATACAGAAAGGGAAGTCCATCCTGGTACAACTCAAGTTTATGATAGACATAGATTTCCATCAAATGAAGTCTCAAACGCAAAATACAATGCTGTCACATTCTTGCCTACTTTATTATATGAACAGttcaaattcttcttcaacttatACTTTTTATTAGTTGCATTATCGCAAGCAATACCAGCCCTTAGGATTGGTTATCTTTCATCATATGTGGTGCCACTAGCATTTGTCCTAACTGTCACTATGGCGAAGGAGGCATCTGATGACATCCAAAGGAGAAGACGTGATAGAGAATCTAACATGGAGCTTTACGAAGTTCTTGGAAGACCAAGACCAGTTGCAAGTAAAGATCTTAAAGTTGGAGATTTAATCAAGATTAGCAAGGGTGCAAGAGTTCCAGCAGATCTTATCCTACTGCAATCAAGCGAACCTTCGGGTGAAGCATTTATCAAGACAGACCAATTGGATGGTGAAACAGATTGGAAATTAAGAATAGCTTGCACACTTACTCAAAACTTgaatgaagatgatttaCTGGAAAAGATTACTATTACAGCCTCAGCACCTGAAAAGTCAATTCATAGTTTTCTGGGCAGAGTAACATATAAAGATACAAATACCTCGGGTCTAACAATTGACAACACATTGTGGGCAAATACAGTTTTAGCATCTAGTGGATTCTGTATAGGATGCGTTATTTATACAGGTAGGGACACTAGGCAAGCTATGAATACAACTTCAGCTAAGGTCAAGACAGGCCTTTTAGAGTTGGAGATTAATGATATCTCGAAAATTTTGTGTGCTTGCGTGTTCATATTATCCATATTATTGGTTGTATTTGCGGGCTTACACAACGATGATTGGTATGTTGACATTATGAGATACCTCATTCTGTTTTCCACAATTATCCCTGTCTCTTTAAGAGTTAATCTCGATTTAGCAAAGTCAGTGTATGCTCACCAAATAGAACATGACAAGACTATACCTGAAACAATTGTTAGAACTAGTACTATTCCGGAAGATTTAGGTAGGATTGAATATCTATTGAGTGATAAGACAGGGACATTGACACAGAATGATATGCAACTGAAGAAAGTACATCTCGGCAATGTCTCGTACACTACAGAGACTGCAGATATTGTTTCAGACTATATTCAGGGAATGATAGAATCCAAAAATGACTCTGTCACTAATTTAGGACCTAGGTCGACAACCAGAAAAGATGCTGCCACACATGTAATAGACCTCATTACAACTCTTGCAATTTGTCATAATGTTACCCCAacatttgaagatgatgaactTACATATCAAGCAGCATCTCCCGATGAAATTGCAATTGTTAAATTTACTGAGTCAGTTGGTCTTTCACTTTTCAAACGTGATCGTCATTCCATGTCTCTATTACATGAGCATAGCGGCACCATATTAAATTATGACGTATTGACTATGTTCCCTTTCAATTCTGATACTAAGCGTATGGGCATAATAGTTTATgataaacaaaaagatCAGTATTGGTTCTTACAAAAAGGTGCCGACACAGTTATGAACAGAATTGTCGCAAACAATGATTGgcttgaagaagaaacaggTAATATGGCAAGAGAGGGTTTAAGAACTCTTGTTATTGGGCGCAAGAAATTAACCAAGAAGATTTATGAGCagttcaagaaagaatatgaaGAAGTTTCAGCATCTATGTATAACAGAGAACAGGAGATGGCAAACACAATCTCAAAGTATCTTGAACATGATTTAGAACTATTAGGTTTAACGGGTGTCGAAGATAAGCTTCAAAAAGACGTTAAATCGTCAATTGAACTTCTAAGAAATGCTGGTATCAAAATTTGGATGTTAACGGGTGATAAGGTTGAAACTGCAAGATGTGTATCGATTAGTGCGAAGTTGATATCTAGAGGACAATACGTTCATGTGGTCACAAAACTGTCCAAACCAGAAGGTGCCTTCAATCAGCTAGAATATCTGAAAGTGAACAAGAATGCATGCCTTTTAATTGACGGTGAATCATTGGGaatgttcttgaaataCTATAGACAGGAATTTTTTGATGTAGTAGTTCATCTACCAACTGTGATTGCATGCCGTTGTACACCTCAACAAAAAGCTGATGTAGCTTTAATCATCAGAGAATTAACAGGTAAAAGGGTATGCTGTATTGGCGATGGTGGTAACGATGTTAGCATGATTCAATGCGCAGACGTAGGTGTTGGTATCGTAGGAAAAGAAGGTAAACAAGCCTCATTGGCAGCAGATTTTTCCATAACTCAGTTTTGCCATCTAACAGAGCTCTTACTGTGGCATGGACGTAACTCCTACAAGAGATCAGCCAAACTTGCCCAATTTGTTATGCATAGAGGACTAATAATAGCCATTTGCCAAGCCGTTTTCTCTGTCTGTTCTCAATTTGAACCAATAGCACTGTATCAAGGTTGGTTAATGGTTGGTTATGCGACGTGTTATACCATGGCTCCAGTTTTCTCTTTAACACTAGATCATGACATAGATGAATCCCTAACCAAGATGTATCCTGAACTATACAAGGACCTAACAGAGGGGAAATCTTTATCATACAAGACTTTTTTTGTGTGGGTAGCGCTCTCATTTTACCAAGGTTTAGTAATTCAAGGATTTTCACAAACATTCACAAGCTTAGCTGAAATAGATTTCACTAAAATGGTCGCAATTGGATTTACTGCTCTGATATTTAATGAGTTGATAATGGTTGCTTTAGAGATATACACATGGAACAAAACCATGATTATCACCGAGATAGTAACTCTAGCCATATATGTGTTTTCAGTACCATTCTTGGGAGAATATTTTGATCTGAAGTACATTTCAACCTTGAAATTCATAACTGAGCTGATATTGATTCTTGTTGTTTCGATTTTCCCTGTGTGGCTAACTAAGGCTATATATAGAAGATTGAATCTGCCCAGTTATGCTAAGGTCCAAGAATTTTCAACTGTATAA